A window from Acetomicrobium sp. S15 = DSM 107314 encodes these proteins:
- a CDS encoding Rpn family recombination-promoting nuclease/putative transposase — translation MGDAKAQVYFIFEHKYYPDEVVLIQMLGYMYATCDERKKENKPLTPIIPVVVYHGV, via the coding sequence ATGGGCGACGCAAAAGCCCAAGTCTATTTCATATTCGAGCACAAATATTATCCCGATGAGGTAGTGTTGATTCAAATGCTGGGCTATATGTACGCGACATGTGATGAACGGAAGAAAGAAAACAAACCCCTAACGCCTATAATACCAGTAGTCGTATACCATGGCGTCCA